One genomic segment of Ricinus communis isolate WT05 ecotype wild-type chromosome 3, ASM1957865v1, whole genome shotgun sequence includes these proteins:
- the LOC8273698 gene encoding chlorophyll a-b binding protein CP24 10A, chloroplastic: MAAATSGAVLNGLGSSFLRGPKRSHALLSAIGANRTASGASTKFVVMAAQPKKSWIPAVKGGGNFIDPEWLDGSLPGDYGFDPLGLGKDPAFLKWYREAELIHGRWAMAAVIGIFVGQAWSGIPWFEAGADPGAIAPFSFGSLLGTQLILMGWVESKRWVDFFNPDSQSVEWATPWSRTSENFANATGEQGYPGGKFFDPLGFAGTLKDGVYIPDVEKLERLKVAEIKHARLAMLAMLIFYFEAGQGKTPLGALGL; encoded by the exons atGGCTGCTGCTACTTCTGGTGCTGTGCTTAATGGATTGGGTTCTTCTTTCTTGCGTGGTCCGAAAAGAAGCCATGCTTTGTTGAGTGCTATTGGAGCCAACAGAACGGCTTCTGGTGCTTCTACCAAGTTTGTGGTTATGGCTGCTCAACCTAAGAAATCTTGGATCCCTGCTGTCAAAGGTGGTGGCAATTTCATTGACCCTGAGTGGCTCGATGGCTC ACTTCCAGGGGACTATGGTTTCGACCCACTAGGGCTAGGCAAGGACCCAGCATTTCTCAAGTGGTACAGAGAAGCAGAGCTCATCCATGGCAGATGGGCTATGGCTGCAGTGATTGGAATTTTCGTAGGCCAAGCATGGAGTGGCATCCCTTGGTTTGAGGCCGGAGCTGACCCTGGTGCCATTGCACCTTTCTCCTTCGGCTCTCTATTGGGCACTCAGCTTATCCTGATGGGATGGGTAGAGAGCAAGAGGTGGGTAGATTTCTTCAACCCAGATTCACAATCAGTAGAATGGGCAACTCCATGGTCAAGAACATCAGAGAACTTTGCGAATGCAACTGGTGAGCAAGGATATCCAGGAGGAAAGTTCTTTGATCCACTGGGATTTGCAGGGACTCTGAAAGATGGTGTCTACATTCCTGATGTGGAGAAACTTGAAAGACTAAAAGTAGCAGAGATCAAGCATGCTAGACTAGCAATGCTTGCCATGTTGATCTTTTACTTTGAAGCTGGTCAGGGTAAGACTCCTCTTGGTGCTCTTGGGTTGTAA